Proteins encoded within one genomic window of Dehalococcoidales bacterium:
- a CDS encoding methyltransferase, whose translation MKETTVFNILLIAWFALGVVVLIALFFIAAPYGRHVRKGWGYSVGSKLGWILMEAASPVVFAVCFFIGDIRLNAPTLIFLFLWEAHYIHRAFIYPFSLRGEARRMPLSVVSFGLMFNLVNAYLNGRWVFTLSGGYADSWLSDPRFIVGVLMFITGYVINRESDLALRDLRKPGESGYKISGHRLYRWVSSPNYLGEMTIWVGWALATWSLAGLVFAFWTVANLLPRARANHAWYRRTFPDYPPERKALLPGIW comes from the coding sequence TTGAAAGAAACTACTGTTTTTAACATCCTGCTTATCGCCTGGTTCGCGCTGGGCGTGGTGGTGCTTATCGCGCTGTTTTTCATCGCCGCCCCCTACGGCCGCCATGTCCGGAAGGGCTGGGGCTATTCCGTGGGCAGCAAGCTCGGCTGGATACTCATGGAGGCGGCCTCGCCGGTGGTCTTTGCCGTTTGCTTCTTTATCGGCGATATCCGCCTCAACGCCCCCACCCTTATTTTTCTTTTCCTGTGGGAGGCGCATTATATCCACCGGGCCTTTATCTACCCCTTTTCCCTGCGCGGTGAGGCCCGGCGCATGCCGCTTTCGGTCGTCAGCTTCGGGCTGATGTTCAACCTGGTCAATGCCTACCTCAATGGGCGCTGGGTCTTCACTCTTTCCGGCGGCTACGCGGACAGCTGGCTGAGCGACCCCCGTTTCATCGTCGGCGTGCTTATGTTTATCACTGGCTATGTTATTAATAGGGAGTCGGATTTGGCCCTGCGCGACCTCCGCAAGCCCGGCGAGTCCGGCTATAAAATTTCCGGTCACCGTTTGTACCGCTGGGTGTCCAGCCCTAACTACCTCGGGGAAATGACCATCTGGGTGGGCTGGGCTTTGGCCACCTGGTCGCTGGCCGGCCTCGTTTTCGCCTTCTGGACGGTGGCTAACCTGCTGCCGCGCGCCCGGGCCAACCATGCCTGGTACCGCCGCACTTTCCCGGACTATCCCCCGGAGCGCAAGGCGCTGCTGC
- a CDS encoding NAD-dependent epimerase/dehydratase family protein: protein MTVAVTGASGHIGANLVRALVQSGRPTRCLVHVSCRAIEGLDVERVNGDVRDVASLCRAFQGVDVVYHLAASISLSMADYPRIAEINIGGTRNVVEACRRSNVRRLVHFSSIHALTQEPFATPVDESRPLVASRRCPPYDRSKAAAELEVRRGIEQGLDAIIVYPTAALGPYDFQPSYIGEALLRMAQGRLPALVRGGFDWVDARDVAAGAVLAEQKAPAGERYLLSGHWISMCDIAAMVADITGTAAGKLVCPLWLARIGAPFIQGASRLNGSRPLYTGVSLRALESNRRISHDKASRELGYSPRPFRSTLEDTLRWFQENGLLRLNDKAENGVKS from the coding sequence ATGACGGTAGCAGTAACGGGCGCTTCAGGCCATATCGGGGCAAATCTGGTACGCGCTCTGGTTCAGAGCGGCCGTCCCACCCGCTGCCTGGTGCATGTCAGCTGCCGGGCTATCGAGGGGCTGGACGTTGAACGGGTGAACGGTGATGTCCGTGATGTCGCCTCGCTCTGCCGGGCTTTCCAGGGCGTAGATGTGGTCTATCACCTGGCGGCCAGCATCTCCCTGTCCATGGCGGACTATCCGCGTATCGCTGAGATTAACATCGGCGGCACGCGCAACGTGGTGGAGGCCTGCCGGCGCTCTAACGTCAGGCGGCTGGTTCATTTCAGCTCCATCCACGCGCTGACCCAGGAGCCTTTCGCCACCCCCGTGGACGAGTCCCGCCCGCTGGTGGCCTCCCGCCGCTGTCCCCCCTACGACCGCTCTAAAGCCGCCGCGGAGTTGGAAGTCCGGCGCGGTATCGAGCAGGGGCTGGATGCCATTATCGTTTATCCCACCGCCGCCCTCGGTCCTTATGATTTCCAGCCCTCCTATATCGGGGAGGCGCTGCTGCGCATGGCCCAGGGCCGGCTTCCCGCTCTGGTCAGGGGTGGGTTCGATTGGGTGGATGCGCGTGACGTGGCGGCGGGCGCCGTGCTGGCGGAGCAAAAGGCCCCGGCCGGGGAACGTTATCTCCTTTCCGGGCATTGGATTTCCATGTGTGATATCGCCGCGATGGTGGCGGACATCACCGGCACGGCCGCCGGTAAGCTGGTCTGCCCGCTGTGGCTGGCGCGTATCGGCGCGCCGTTTATCCAGGGAGCGAGCAGATTGAACGGCAGCCGGCCGCTCTATACCGGCGTCTCCTTGCGGGCGCTGGAAAGCAACCGGCGCATCAGCCACGATAAAGCCAGCCGGGAGCTGGGCTATAGTCCCCGCCCTTTCCGCTCCACCCTGGAAGATACGCTGCGCTGGTTTCAGGAAAACGGCCTGCTCCGCCTGAATGATAAAGCTGAAAACGGGGTGAAATCTTGA